A genomic window from Triticum urartu cultivar G1812 chromosome 7, Tu2.1, whole genome shotgun sequence includes:
- the LOC125525592 gene encoding cysteine-rich receptor-like protein kinase 26 isoform X1 gives MDHEVLERIIDGRQKPTDIPFLVLKDITNNFSDDREIGHGGFATVYMGVLPNGETIAVRRIRSNHSSSETYFHHEVDTMLNIEHENVVRLLGFCASTQQIAIKLEGLKEHIYAEVRERLLCFEFIGNGSLQKYITDELRGLEWNTRYKIIRGICEGLYHLHQEKHIYHLNMKPGNILLDNDMVPKITDIDLLRLDKKSQNMSGKRLGTLGYCAPEYLSQGKMSFKTDMYSLGIIIVELVTGEKMIRGNNNNVSGVYLAMQAISFRKYSKFLPCIYFSPFFY, from the exons ATGGATCATGAGGTCTTGGAGCGTATAATTGATGGAAGACAGAAGCCAACGGATATACCATTTCTTGTTTTGAAGGATATCACAAACAATTTCTCGGATGATCGAGAAATTGGCCATGGTGGATTTGCAACAGTTTATATG GGTGTCCTCCCAAACGGGGAAACCATTGCTGTAAGAAGGATAAGGAGCAACCATTCAAGCAGTGAAACATATTTTCATCATGAGGTTGACACCATGTTAAACATTGAACATGAAAATGTTGTACGGTTACTTGGCTTCTGTGCTAGCACACAACAGATAGCCATAAAACTTGAAGGATTGAAAGAGCATATTTACGCTGAGGTAAGAGAAAGATTGTTGTGTTTTGAGTTTATCGGCAATGGAAGCCTACAAAAATACATTACTG ATGAATTAAGGGGACTTGAATGGAACACCCGTTATAAAATAATTAGAGGCATTTGTGAAGGTTTGTACCATCTGCACCAGGAAAAGCACATATATCATCTGAACATGAAACCTGGAAATATACTGCTAGATAATGATATGGTTCCAAAAATCACTGATATTGATTTATTGAGACTTGATAAAAAGTCGCAAAACATGAGTGGAAAGCGACTTGGAACACT GGGATATTGTGCTCCAGAATACCTATCTCAGGGAAAGATGTCATTCAAAACAGACATGTACAGTTTGGGCATTATAATTGTTGAACTAGTGACAGGAGAAAAGATGATTCGTGGTAATAATAACAATGTAAGTGGGGTTTATCTCGCCATGCAAGCAATCTCTTTTAGGAAATATTCGAAGTTTCTACCTTGCATATATTTTTCACCTTTTTTTTACTAA
- the LOC125525592 gene encoding cysteine-rich receptor-like protein kinase 26 isoform X2 yields the protein MDHEVLERIIDGRQKPTDIPFLVLKDITNNFSDDREIGHGGFATVYMGVLPNGETIAVRRIRSNHSSSETYFHHEVDTMLNIEHENVVRLLGFCASTQQIAIKLEGLKEHIYAEVRERLLCFEFIGNGSLQKYITDELRGLEWNTRYKIIRGICEGLYHLHQEKHIYHLNMKPGNILLDNDMVPKITDIDLLRLDKKSQNMSGKRLGTLGYCAPEYLSQGKMSFKTDMYSLGIIIVELVTGEKMIRGNNNNISPFHRLILMMVTSYEPSNIYISSM from the exons ATGGATCATGAGGTCTTGGAGCGTATAATTGATGGAAGACAGAAGCCAACGGATATACCATTTCTTGTTTTGAAGGATATCACAAACAATTTCTCGGATGATCGAGAAATTGGCCATGGTGGATTTGCAACAGTTTATATG GGTGTCCTCCCAAACGGGGAAACCATTGCTGTAAGAAGGATAAGGAGCAACCATTCAAGCAGTGAAACATATTTTCATCATGAGGTTGACACCATGTTAAACATTGAACATGAAAATGTTGTACGGTTACTTGGCTTCTGTGCTAGCACACAACAGATAGCCATAAAACTTGAAGGATTGAAAGAGCATATTTACGCTGAGGTAAGAGAAAGATTGTTGTGTTTTGAGTTTATCGGCAATGGAAGCCTACAAAAATACATTACTG ATGAATTAAGGGGACTTGAATGGAACACCCGTTATAAAATAATTAGAGGCATTTGTGAAGGTTTGTACCATCTGCACCAGGAAAAGCACATATATCATCTGAACATGAAACCTGGAAATATACTGCTAGATAATGATATGGTTCCAAAAATCACTGATATTGATTTATTGAGACTTGATAAAAAGTCGCAAAACATGAGTGGAAAGCGACTTGGAACACT GGGATATTGTGCTCCAGAATACCTATCTCAGGGAAAGATGTCATTCAAAACAGACATGTACAGTTTGGGCATTATAATTGTTGAACTAGTGACAGGAGAAAAGATGATTCGTGGTAATAATAACAAT ATATCACCATTTCATAGATTGATTC
- the LOC125525592 gene encoding cysteine-rich receptor-like protein kinase 26 isoform X3, producing the protein MDHEVLERIIDGRQKPTDIPFLVLKDITNNFSDDREIGHGGFATVYMGVLPNGETIAVRRIRSNHSSSETYFHHEVDTMLNIEHENVVRLLGFCASTQQIAIKLEGLKEHIYAEVRERLLCFEFIGNGSLQKYITDELRGLEWNTRYKIIRGICEGLYHLHQEKHIYHLNMKPGNILLDNDMVPKITDIDLLRLDKKSQNMSGKRLGTLGYCAPEYLSQGKMSFKTDMYSLGIIIVELVTGEKMIRGNNNNVSSHGSFFTRDVPFFTWAFCFGLLL; encoded by the exons ATGGATCATGAGGTCTTGGAGCGTATAATTGATGGAAGACAGAAGCCAACGGATATACCATTTCTTGTTTTGAAGGATATCACAAACAATTTCTCGGATGATCGAGAAATTGGCCATGGTGGATTTGCAACAGTTTATATG GGTGTCCTCCCAAACGGGGAAACCATTGCTGTAAGAAGGATAAGGAGCAACCATTCAAGCAGTGAAACATATTTTCATCATGAGGTTGACACCATGTTAAACATTGAACATGAAAATGTTGTACGGTTACTTGGCTTCTGTGCTAGCACACAACAGATAGCCATAAAACTTGAAGGATTGAAAGAGCATATTTACGCTGAGGTAAGAGAAAGATTGTTGTGTTTTGAGTTTATCGGCAATGGAAGCCTACAAAAATACATTACTG ATGAATTAAGGGGACTTGAATGGAACACCCGTTATAAAATAATTAGAGGCATTTGTGAAGGTTTGTACCATCTGCACCAGGAAAAGCACATATATCATCTGAACATGAAACCTGGAAATATACTGCTAGATAATGATATGGTTCCAAAAATCACTGATATTGATTTATTGAGACTTGATAAAAAGTCGCAAAACATGAGTGGAAAGCGACTTGGAACACT GGGATATTGTGCTCCAGAATACCTATCTCAGGGAAAGATGTCATTCAAAACAGACATGTACAGTTTGGGCATTATAATTGTTGAACTAGTGACAGGAGAAAAGATGATTCGTGGTAATAATAACAAT